From a single Hymenobacter sp. YIM 151500-1 genomic region:
- the galE gene encoding UDP-glucose 4-epimerase GalE: MERTKILVTGGAGYIGSHAVVELYEAGFQPVIVDDFSNSQEQAVRGIEEILGVRVPCHRIDCGDVEALRAVFAEEGSLRGVIHFAASKAVGESVQQPLKYYRNNLGSLLALLTVMQEFGVPHLVFSSSCTVYGIPDQLPVTEQTPTKPATSPYGNTKKICEDIITDVVKAPESTVRAILLRYFNPIGAHASAKIGELPLGVPQNLIPYVTQTAAGIREKLTINGDTYDTPDGTNIRDYVHVVDLAKAHVVAVQRLLDVRGEAVEVFNVGTGRGNSVLEVVHAFEQATGQKLNYVIGPPRTGDVPAIYADVTKATEVLGFRTTTSLEEALASAWKWQQSLVSE; encoded by the coding sequence ATGGAGCGCACGAAAATACTAGTGACGGGTGGGGCGGGCTATATTGGTTCGCACGCAGTGGTGGAGCTGTATGAGGCTGGTTTTCAGCCGGTTATCGTCGACGACTTTAGCAACTCCCAGGAGCAGGCCGTCCGCGGCATTGAGGAAATTCTGGGGGTGCGCGTGCCCTGCCACCGCATCGACTGCGGCGACGTGGAGGCGCTGCGGGCCGTGTTTGCCGAAGAAGGCAGCCTGCGCGGCGTCATTCACTTTGCGGCGTCCAAGGCCGTGGGCGAGTCGGTGCAGCAGCCGCTGAAGTACTACCGCAACAACCTGGGCTCTTTGCTGGCCCTGCTCACGGTGATGCAGGAGTTTGGCGTGCCCCACCTGGTGTTTTCGTCGTCGTGCACCGTGTACGGCATTCCGGACCAGCTGCCCGTGACGGAGCAGACGCCCACCAAGCCGGCTACGTCGCCCTACGGCAACACCAAGAAAATCTGCGAAGACATTATCACCGACGTGGTGAAGGCCCCGGAAAGCACCGTGCGGGCTATTCTGCTCCGCTACTTCAACCCGATTGGGGCTCATGCCTCCGCCAAAATCGGGGAGCTGCCGCTGGGCGTGCCCCAAAATCTGATTCCGTACGTGACGCAGACGGCCGCTGGCATTCGGGAGAAGCTGACCATCAACGGCGACACCTACGACACCCCGGACGGCACCAACATCCGCGACTACGTGCACGTGGTGGACCTGGCCAAGGCCCACGTGGTGGCCGTACAGCGCCTGCTCGACGTCCGCGGCGAAGCCGTGGAGGTGTTCAATGTAGGCACCGGCCGCGGCAACTCGGTGCTGGAAGTGGTGCACGCCTTTGAGCAGGCCACGGGCCAGAAGCTCAACTACGTCATCGGCCCGCCTCGCACCGGCGACGTGCCCGCCATCTACGCCGACGTAACCAAAGCCACCGAAGTATTGGGCTTTCGCACCACCACTTCACTGGAAGAAGCTCTGGCTAGTGCCTGGAAGTGGCAGCAAAGTTTAGTGAGTGAATGA